The proteins below are encoded in one region of Alistipes communis:
- a CDS encoding cytochrome ubiquinol oxidase subunit I, which yields MVSEMLQSVEWSRAQFALTAIYHWLFVPLTLGLSVLCALMETRYYRTGDPFWRSTTKFWMRLFGINFAIGVATGLILEFEFGTNWSNYSNFVGDIFGAPLAIEGIMAFFLESTFVAVMFFGWDKVSRGFHLSATWLTAIGANLSALWILVANSWMQYPVGCSFNIATVRNEMDSFWDVLFSPVAINKFSHTVTSSFLLAAIFVMGVSAWYLLRGRHRRMARSSIALASVFGLVFALVAAFSGDRSGAIVARVQPMKLAAMEALYDGEEGAPLTVVGLLRPEGQRTCDDNAFYFKIGIPKLLSLMSFRSADAFVPGINDLVYGNEERGILSTAEKMSRGRHAIDQLGRYHEAREKGDEAAMHEVERLFDASTPEGAAFLRDYYAYFGYGYLRSPQETVPNVPLVFYSFRVMVGAGCFFILLCAVVWWLNRRDRLAGKRWLLRVMILSIPLAYLASQAGWIVAEVGRQPWTIQNLLPACVSGSHIAATPVAVTFFIFLALFTVLLAAELAIMLRQIKIGPNE from the coding sequence ATGGTTTCGGAAATGCTACAAAGCGTGGAGTGGTCGCGGGCGCAGTTCGCCCTGACGGCCATTTACCATTGGCTCTTCGTCCCGCTGACGCTCGGTCTGAGCGTCCTGTGCGCGCTGATGGAGACCCGCTACTACCGCACGGGCGACCCCTTCTGGCGCAGCACGACGAAGTTCTGGATGCGGCTGTTCGGCATCAACTTCGCCATCGGCGTAGCCACGGGACTGATTCTCGAATTCGAGTTCGGCACCAACTGGTCGAACTACTCCAACTTCGTGGGCGACATCTTCGGTGCGCCGCTGGCCATCGAGGGGATCATGGCCTTCTTCCTCGAATCGACCTTCGTGGCGGTGATGTTCTTCGGCTGGGACAAGGTGAGCCGCGGCTTCCACCTCTCGGCTACGTGGCTCACGGCCATCGGCGCCAACCTTTCGGCGCTGTGGATTCTGGTGGCCAACAGCTGGATGCAGTATCCCGTCGGATGTTCGTTCAACATCGCCACGGTGCGCAACGAGATGGATTCGTTCTGGGACGTACTCTTCTCGCCCGTGGCGATCAACAAGTTCTCGCATACGGTCACCTCGTCGTTCCTCCTGGCGGCGATCTTCGTCATGGGCGTGAGCGCGTGGTACCTGCTGCGCGGACGCCACCGCCGCATGGCGCGCAGCAGCATCGCGCTGGCGTCGGTCTTCGGACTGGTCTTCGCCCTCGTGGCGGCCTTTTCGGGCGACCGCTCGGGTGCGATCGTGGCGCGCGTGCAGCCGATGAAGCTGGCGGCCATGGAGGCGCTCTACGACGGCGAGGAGGGGGCGCCGCTGACGGTGGTGGGCCTGCTGCGCCCCGAAGGGCAGCGCACCTGCGACGACAACGCCTTCTACTTCAAGATCGGCATCCCCAAGCTCCTCTCGCTGATGAGTTTCCGCTCGGCCGACGCCTTCGTGCCGGGGATCAACGATCTGGTTTACGGCAACGAGGAGCGGGGCATCCTCTCCACGGCCGAGAAAATGTCGCGCGGACGCCATGCGATCGACCAGCTGGGCCGCTATCACGAAGCGCGCGAAAAGGGCGACGAAGCCGCGATGCACGAGGTCGAACGGCTTTTCGACGCCTCGACGCCCGAAGGGGCGGCCTTCCTGCGCGACTACTACGCCTACTTCGGCTACGGTTATCTCCGCTCGCCCCAGGAGACGGTGCCCAACGTGCCGCTGGTCTTCTATTCGTTCCGCGTCATGGTCGGTGCAGGCTGTTTCTTCATCCTGCTCTGTGCCGTCGTGTGGTGGCTCAACCGCCGCGACCGGCTCGCAGGCAAACGCTGGCTGCTGCGGGTGATGATCCTGTCGATCCCGCTGGCCTACCTCGCCTCGCAGGCGGGCTGGATCGTCGCCGAAGTGGGACGCCAGCCGTGGACGATCCAGAACCTGCTGCCTGCCTGCGTGTCGGGGTCGCACATCGCCGCCACGCCCGTGGCCGTCACATTCTTCATCTTCCTCGCGCTCTTCACGGTGCTGCTGGCGGCCGAACTGGCCATCATGCTGCGCCAGATCAAGATCGGACCTAACGAATAA
- a CDS encoding DUF4492 domain-containing protein, translating into MKNADRRPLPVRIFRFYYDGFREMTLGRTLWAIILIKLFILFVVLRLLFFPDVLGGKSAEERGEIVRNELIKHGLETQN; encoded by the coding sequence ATGAAAAACGCCGACCGCCGACCGCTGCCCGTCCGCATCTTCCGTTTCTACTACGACGGATTCCGGGAGATGACGCTCGGACGGACGCTGTGGGCGATTATCCTCATCAAACTCTTCATCCTGTTCGTCGTCCTGCGGCTGCTCTTTTTCCCCGACGTCCTGGGCGGCAAGAGCGCCGAAGAGCGCGGCGAAATCGTGCGCAACGAACTGATAAAGCACGGATTGGAAACGCAAAACTGA
- a CDS encoding ABC transporter substrate-binding protein translates to MRRLLPLLCGLLLAACGQRAARPIGDFTLPVYTPRYASGFEITGAAGSRSTLVTVHNPWYGDEVTDQYLFIARDGEPAPAGFEGQVLRDETRRVVCMSGSYIAMLDALGAADRVVGVSGAQYLINETLRRRIARGEAADVGFDSNVDFERLMALRPDLVMLFGIGGADTALTGKLRELGIPYLYMGEHCEESPLGKSEWVVVAAEIAGLRTEGSRLFAAIPERYERLRALAQQTAARPRVMLNTPYRDTWFMPARNSYMVRLLEDAGARYVFEENTATQTLPIDIEQAYYLTSKSDFWLNVSGCNTLDEVRRQNPRLADTPPVREGRVYDNNRRRNAAGGSDFWESGVLRPDRVLADLVHIFHPELSETDELYYYRQLE, encoded by the coding sequence ATGAGACGCCTCCTCCCCCTGCTCTGCGGCCTGCTGCTGGCCGCCTGCGGTCAGCGCGCCGCCCGCCCGATCGGCGACTTCACGCTGCCGGTCTACACGCCCCGCTACGCCTCGGGATTCGAGATCACGGGCGCTGCCGGAAGCCGCAGCACGCTCGTCACCGTCCACAACCCGTGGTACGGCGACGAGGTTACCGACCAGTACCTCTTCATCGCCCGCGACGGCGAACCGGCCCCCGCAGGTTTCGAGGGGCAGGTGCTGCGCGACGAGACGCGGCGCGTGGTCTGCATGTCGGGATCCTACATCGCCATGCTCGACGCCCTCGGAGCGGCCGACCGCGTGGTGGGCGTCTCCGGAGCGCAATACCTGATCAACGAAACGCTCCGCCGCCGCATCGCCCGCGGGGAGGCCGCCGACGTGGGATTCGACAGCAACGTCGATTTCGAACGGCTCATGGCGCTGCGCCCCGACCTGGTAATGCTCTTCGGCATCGGCGGGGCCGACACGGCGCTCACGGGAAAACTGCGCGAGCTGGGCATCCCCTACCTCTACATGGGCGAGCACTGCGAGGAGTCGCCGCTGGGCAAGAGCGAATGGGTGGTCGTCGCCGCCGAGATCGCAGGACTCCGCACGGAGGGTTCCCGCCTCTTCGCCGCCATTCCCGAACGCTACGAACGGCTGCGTGCCCTCGCCCAGCAGACCGCCGCACGGCCGCGCGTGATGCTCAACACCCCCTACCGCGACACCTGGTTCATGCCGGCGCGCAACAGCTACATGGTGCGGCTCCTCGAAGATGCCGGCGCACGGTACGTCTTCGAGGAGAACACGGCCACGCAGACGCTGCCGATCGACATCGAGCAGGCCTACTACCTCACGAGCAAGTCCGATTTCTGGCTCAACGTGAGCGGCTGCAACACCCTCGACGAAGTGCGCCGGCAGAATCCCCGGCTGGCCGACACGCCTCCCGTGCGCGAGGGGCGCGTCTACGACAACAACCGCCGCCGCAACGCGGCGGGCGGCAGCGATTTCTGGGAATCGGGCGTACTGCGTCCCGACCGCGTGCTGGCGGATCTGGTGCACATCTTCCACCCCGAACTCTCCGAAACGGACGAACTGTACTATTACCGGCAGCTGGAATAA
- a CDS encoding TonB-dependent receptor, giving the protein MRRLTLLPLLILPLLAAAQEERPAWSLPIEEVPVVTRRTMKEIGVQRTQLDSTVLHDNISLSMADVLTQNANLFIKSYGRATLATAEFRGTSPSHTQVTWNGMRINSPMLGTVDFSMIPAFFIDAATLLHGASSIGVTGGALGGAVVLGTRPSAQRGWQTQYVQGVGSFSTFDQYLRVSYGGQRWSASTRAVYSTSDNDFRYTNYDKMELVYGPDGAVVDTYHPVERNRSGYFRDLHLLQELYYNRGDGTRYGLSAWYLRSKRGLPFLSTDYRDDVTILNEQREQTLRAVASWERLRERLKLGAKLGYAYTASAYDFRQRNAQGAQSDLTLSRSYLHTPYGQFDAEYYVGRRWLFTGNVALHVPMVDCSDKSPYHEGDVYDRYRVELSGHLSAKWRPTERIGLAVNLRGELYDRHAVPLIPAFFFDWVVSERGNVVLKASVARNYRYPTLNDRYYQPGGNPDLRPEHGFTYDGGISFALGGEAEGYTLRGEATLFDSHIDDWILWVQARRGYWTPRNVRKVHNYGAETKVDASVRLSPDWRLGLDAHFAWTPSINYGEPVNDADASYGKQLVYVPEYAAAATATLGWRRWTLVYKWNYYSERYTTTSNDTSLRTGRLEPYYMSDLSLERSFALRWADLSLKGVVRNLFNVEYVTVLSRPMPRLNYEIFLDIRPKFHTRKR; this is encoded by the coding sequence ATGCGCCGCCTCACGCTCCTTCCGCTGCTCATTCTCCCGCTGCTCGCCGCCGCGCAGGAGGAGCGCCCCGCGTGGTCGCTCCCGATCGAGGAGGTGCCGGTGGTGACCCGCCGCACGATGAAGGAGATCGGCGTGCAGCGCACGCAGCTGGATTCGACCGTGCTGCACGACAACATCTCGCTCTCGATGGCCGACGTGCTGACGCAGAACGCCAACCTCTTCATCAAGAGCTACGGCCGTGCCACGCTCGCGACGGCCGAATTCCGCGGCACGTCGCCCTCGCACACGCAGGTGACGTGGAACGGGATGCGGATCAACTCGCCGATGCTCGGCACGGTCGACTTCTCGATGATCCCCGCGTTCTTCATCGACGCCGCGACGCTGCTGCACGGCGCCTCTTCGATCGGCGTCACGGGCGGCGCACTGGGCGGCGCCGTCGTGCTCGGCACCCGCCCGTCCGCGCAGCGGGGCTGGCAAACGCAATACGTGCAGGGCGTCGGGTCGTTCTCGACCTTCGACCAATACCTGCGCGTAAGCTACGGCGGCCAGCGGTGGAGCGCCTCGACGCGCGCAGTCTACTCCACCTCGGACAACGACTTCCGCTACACCAACTACGACAAGATGGAGCTCGTCTACGGCCCCGACGGCGCGGTGGTCGACACCTACCACCCCGTCGAGCGCAACCGCAGCGGCTACTTCCGCGACCTGCACCTGTTGCAGGAACTCTACTACAATCGCGGCGACGGCACGCGCTACGGCCTTTCGGCGTGGTATCTCCGCTCGAAACGCGGGCTGCCCTTCCTCTCGACCGACTACCGCGACGACGTGACGATCCTCAACGAACAACGCGAACAGACGCTGCGCGCCGTGGCCTCGTGGGAACGGCTGCGCGAGCGGCTCAAACTGGGAGCGAAACTCGGCTACGCCTACACCGCCTCGGCCTACGACTTCCGGCAACGCAACGCACAGGGAGCGCAGAGCGACCTGACGCTGAGCCGCAGCTATCTGCATACTCCCTACGGACAGTTCGATGCCGAATACTACGTCGGCCGGCGCTGGCTCTTCACGGGCAACGTCGCGCTACACGTTCCGATGGTCGATTGCAGCGACAAGAGCCCCTACCACGAGGGCGACGTCTACGACCGTTACCGCGTGGAGCTGTCGGGGCACCTCTCGGCCAAATGGCGGCCGACCGAACGCATCGGGCTGGCGGTCAACCTGCGCGGCGAACTCTACGACCGCCATGCCGTGCCGCTGATCCCCGCCTTTTTCTTCGACTGGGTCGTCTCCGAACGCGGCAACGTGGTACTCAAAGCCTCCGTGGCGCGCAACTACCGCTACCCGACGCTCAACGACCGCTACTACCAGCCGGGCGGCAACCCCGACCTGCGCCCCGAACACGGCTTCACCTACGACGGCGGCATATCGTTCGCACTGGGCGGCGAAGCGGAGGGCTACACGCTGCGGGGCGAGGCGACGCTCTTCGACTCGCACATCGACGACTGGATTCTCTGGGTGCAGGCACGGCGCGGCTACTGGACGCCCCGCAACGTCCGCAAAGTCCACAACTACGGCGCCGAGACGAAGGTCGACGCCTCGGTGCGCCTCTCGCCCGACTGGCGGCTCGGCCTCGACGCCCACTTCGCATGGACCCCCTCGATCAACTACGGCGAACCGGTCAACGACGCCGACGCCTCCTACGGCAAACAGCTGGTCTACGTCCCCGAATACGCCGCGGCCGCCACGGCGACGCTGGGCTGGCGCCGCTGGACACTCGTCTACAAATGGAACTATTACAGTGAACGCTATACCACCACGAGCAACGACACGTCGCTCCGCACCGGCCGGCTCGAACCCTACTACATGAGCGACCTCTCGCTCGAACGCTCCTTCGCGCTGCGATGGGCCGATCTGTCGCTCAAAGGGGTGGTGCGCAACCTCTTCAACGTCGAGTACGTCACCGTGCTCTCGCGCCCCATGCCCCGCCTCAACTACGAAATCTTTCTGGACATCCGACCCAAATTCCACACCCGCAAACGATGA
- a CDS encoding PKD-like domain-containing protein encodes MRKTLSLLAALLAVACGGDEQTDTSALQPTITQQEANARYRVKAGRELLIAPSYTNAEGARFTWTCDDEVVCREASYVFRRDKAGIYYLSLRVENDYGAAEDELRVRVDALEAPCITLIEPVGGFTVAADAELTIAPTVENGQTARFRWTIDGEMVGEAAEYLFRRHECGDYEVTFSAANDDGEDSVSFTVKVLSPEQMPFSWEFPQTAYNVARGRTIRLKGWNPVNAFDAEYIWEVDGTERQRGAQLEYRFEALEEGPHEVTVTMRNSYATRSQTLSVNVCAAEGTYYRPADAASRASTVRVFEYLPAPGLWVSGYMYGPLFTATTMAEACAHVQSRFDINYMISLGAWGGYVVAGFDHSVDNSGGGVDLAIRGNPYSYQSEPGVVWVAQDENGDGEPNDTWYELAGSEYDSAETIYDYSVTYYQPTRAQAAVVWRDNRGGGGTIDHNAYWNPSDSYYQPWLPEGECTFYGTRLLDRSYVDASGQTVVPPYDWGYADNAGKSDYDGQFCLFRLSNARTFDGRPADLKYIDFVKIQTGQMGKTALLGETSTEVHHIVDYHLIDRETE; translated from the coding sequence ATGAGAAAGACGCTCTCCCTGCTCGCCGCACTGCTCGCCGTCGCCTGCGGCGGGGACGAACAAACCGACACCTCGGCACTGCAACCCACCATTACGCAGCAGGAGGCCAACGCCCGCTACCGCGTGAAGGCGGGGCGCGAACTGCTCATCGCCCCGAGCTATACTAACGCCGAAGGGGCGCGCTTCACCTGGACGTGCGACGACGAGGTGGTCTGCCGCGAAGCCTCCTACGTCTTCCGGCGCGACAAGGCCGGCATCTACTACCTCTCGCTGCGCGTCGAAAATGACTACGGCGCCGCCGAAGACGAACTGCGCGTGCGGGTCGACGCGCTCGAAGCGCCCTGCATCACGCTCATCGAACCCGTCGGAGGGTTCACCGTCGCGGCCGATGCCGAACTGACGATCGCTCCCACCGTCGAGAACGGCCAGACGGCGCGCTTCCGATGGACGATCGACGGAGAAATGGTCGGCGAAGCGGCGGAGTACCTTTTCCGGCGGCACGAATGCGGCGACTACGAAGTGACGTTCAGCGCCGCGAACGACGACGGCGAGGACTCGGTCTCGTTCACTGTAAAAGTATTGTCTCCGGAGCAGATGCCCTTCTCGTGGGAATTTCCCCAGACGGCCTATAACGTCGCGCGGGGACGCACGATCCGCCTGAAAGGGTGGAACCCCGTCAACGCCTTCGACGCCGAATACATCTGGGAGGTCGACGGCACGGAGCGACAACGCGGAGCGCAGCTCGAATACCGCTTCGAAGCCCTCGAAGAAGGACCGCACGAAGTGACGGTCACCATGCGCAACAGCTATGCGACCCGCTCGCAAACACTGTCGGTCAACGTCTGTGCTGCCGAAGGCACCTATTACCGGCCCGCCGACGCCGCGAGCCGGGCGTCGACCGTCCGCGTCTTCGAGTACCTGCCCGCGCCCGGACTGTGGGTGAGCGGCTACATGTACGGCCCGCTCTTCACCGCCACGACGATGGCCGAAGCGTGCGCCCACGTGCAATCGCGCTTCGACATCAACTACATGATCTCGCTGGGAGCGTGGGGCGGCTACGTCGTCGCAGGCTTCGACCACAGCGTCGACAACAGCGGCGGCGGAGTCGACCTGGCCATCCGCGGCAATCCCTACTCCTACCAGTCGGAGCCAGGCGTCGTCTGGGTCGCACAGGACGAGAACGGCGACGGGGAACCCAACGACACGTGGTACGAACTGGCCGGTTCGGAGTACGACAGCGCTGAAACGATCTACGACTATTCGGTCACCTACTATCAGCCTACGCGCGCGCAGGCCGCCGTCGTCTGGCGCGACAACCGCGGCGGCGGGGGCACGATCGACCACAACGCCTACTGGAACCCTTCGGACAGCTACTATCAGCCGTGGCTGCCCGAAGGAGAGTGCACCTTCTACGGCACGCGCCTGCTGGACCGCTCGTACGTTGACGCTTCGGGGCAGACCGTCGTTCCTCCCTACGACTGGGGTTATGCCGACAACGCGGGCAAAAGCGACTACGACGGGCAGTTCTGCCTTTTCCGCCTGAGCAACGCCCGCACCTTCGACGGCCGGCCCGCCGACCTGAAATACATCGACTTCGTGAAGATACAGACCGGCCAGATGGGCAAGACCGCACTGCTGGGCGAAACCTCCACCGAGGTGCACCACATCGTCGACTACCACCTTATCGACCGAGAAACCGAATAA
- a CDS encoding DUF5074 domain-containing protein — protein MIRFGTIAAAWCAVLLLAACESSGPAEKEDFDTGGSAGVFCLCEGNMNAGNASLSYYDPAARTVQNEVFYRANGAKLGDVAQSIFLREGRVFIPMDNSGVIWAIDADTFRVEGKLEAASSQHPDENNHIVAPRYIHFLSDTKAYVTDLFSPYITVFDPRTCKITGAIHTGQAPSTGSYNSTEQMAQYDKWVFVNCWSYSNKILVIDSEQDKVVHEIELRSIQPNSLVVDRNGKLWALTDGGYAGSEYGQTEPCLYRIDAATWRVEQEFVFEKEEYPSELCINGAGDVLYFINDGICKMSVTAAHAPVRPLIPNERRHQIYGLAVDPTSGEIYVGDAIDFEQPGVVYRYRDTGQSAELVDSFGVGMLPSAFAFK, from the coding sequence ATGATACGATTCGGAACGATAGCGGCCGCATGGTGCGCCGTATTGCTGCTGGCAGCCTGCGAAAGTTCGGGGCCGGCTGAAAAAGAGGATTTCGACACGGGCGGCAGCGCGGGGGTCTTCTGCCTCTGCGAAGGCAACATGAACGCCGGCAACGCCTCGCTCTCCTACTACGACCCCGCCGCACGCACGGTGCAGAACGAAGTCTTCTACCGTGCCAACGGCGCCAAACTGGGCGACGTGGCGCAATCGATCTTCCTGCGCGAAGGGCGCGTCTTCATCCCGATGGACAATTCGGGCGTAATCTGGGCCATCGACGCCGACACCTTCCGCGTCGAGGGGAAGCTCGAAGCGGCGAGCAGCCAGCACCCCGACGAGAACAACCACATCGTCGCGCCGCGCTACATCCACTTCCTGAGCGACACGAAGGCCTACGTGACCGACTTGTTCAGCCCCTACATCACCGTCTTCGACCCCCGCACCTGCAAGATAACGGGCGCCATCCACACCGGTCAGGCACCGTCGACGGGCAGCTACAACTCCACGGAACAGATGGCGCAGTACGACAAGTGGGTCTTCGTCAACTGCTGGTCGTACAGCAACAAGATCCTGGTCATCGACTCCGAGCAGGACAAGGTGGTGCACGAAATCGAACTGCGGAGCATCCAGCCCAATTCGCTGGTCGTCGACCGCAACGGCAAACTGTGGGCGCTGACCGACGGCGGCTACGCCGGCAGCGAATACGGGCAGACCGAACCCTGTCTCTACCGCATCGACGCTGCAACCTGGCGCGTCGAACAGGAATTCGTCTTCGAAAAGGAGGAGTACCCCTCGGAGCTCTGCATCAACGGTGCGGGCGACGTGCTCTACTTCATCAACGACGGCATCTGCAAGATGTCGGTCACGGCCGCGCACGCTCCCGTCAGGCCGTTGATCCCCAACGAGCGGCGGCACCAGATCTACGGTCTGGCGGTCGATCCCACGAGCGGGGAGATCTACGTGGGCGACGCGATCGATTTCGAACAGCCGGGCGTGGTCTACCGCTACCGCGACACCGGTCAGAGCGCCGAACTGGTCGACTCGTTCGGCGTGGGAATGCTACCCAGCGCCTTCGCATTCAAATAG
- a CDS encoding NifB/NifX family molybdenum-iron cluster-binding protein translates to MPRPRKCCYIAQPPAVAGMRPVGGDSVAPEAVTLRYDEYEAIRLIDHQGLTQAAAAERMGISRPTCTRLYDRARHTLAAALVEGRPLRIEGGKVCHSERWYRCPHCRRIHTGTPRCPACRRNEDSEILGQPNTTYNPVNTVIMEKIALPTRNGAVDDHFGHCECYTIFTLDADRRIAGRQTLPAAEGCGCKSDIAPRLHAMGVDVMLAGNMGDGAKNVLQRNGIAVIRGCHGPVEEVVAAYLAGRIADSGDACAHHHEGGCPEHHGTTGWHLAE, encoded by the coding sequence ATGCCGCGTCCCCGCAAATGCTGTTACATCGCCCAACCGCCCGCCGTCGCGGGAATGCGTCCCGTCGGCGGAGATAGCGTCGCTCCCGAAGCCGTCACGCTTCGGTACGACGAATACGAAGCGATCCGCCTGATCGACCACCAGGGATTGACACAGGCCGCGGCGGCCGAGCGCATGGGCATTTCCCGCCCCACCTGCACGCGTCTCTACGACCGTGCCCGCCACACGCTCGCCGCCGCGCTCGTCGAAGGGCGGCCGCTGCGCATCGAAGGCGGAAAGGTCTGCCACTCCGAACGCTGGTACCGCTGCCCGCACTGCCGGCGCATCCACACCGGAACACCCCGCTGTCCGGCCTGCCGCCGCAATGAAGACTCCGAGATACTCGGACAACCGAATACAACATATAATCCTGTTAACACTGTCATCATGGAAAAAATCGCACTTCCGACCCGCAACGGCGCGGTCGACGACCACTTCGGCCACTGCGAATGCTACACGATCTTCACGCTCGACGCCGACCGCCGCATCGCCGGCCGCCAGACGCTACCCGCCGCCGAAGGCTGCGGCTGTAAATCCGACATCGCCCCCCGCCTGCACGCCATGGGCGTCGACGTGATGCTTGCCGGCAACATGGGCGACGGGGCGAAAAACGTCCTCCAACGCAACGGTATCGCCGTCATCCGCGGCTGCCACGGGCCTGTCGAGGAGGTCGTCGCGGCCTATCTGGCCGGCCGGATCGCCGATTCGGGCGACGCCTGCGCACACCATCACGAAGGCGGCTGCCCCGAACACCACGGGACGACAGGCTGGCACCTCGCCGAATGA